ATTAAGTATTAATCTAAATGATGGTATTTTCTACTAACGGAAGGTGTTTTTTGTTGGGTTATGACATATTAATTTATGAATATAATAAAGGATCGTCCTTAACCCTTTATTATTTATTTTAGGATTATCTTAATGTTACTGCACCCAATATGAATTAGTATTTTATTAATATTAATTTCATTTTTCTTTGGAAAATAGAACACCAACTTCTTTCCAACCCTGACTAACAATCTCTGATGTTTTCTTGTTGAATAATTTTTCAGCATTATCAATCGTCAGTTTGGCAAAATCTTCAAAATCTGTATCTGAAGATAAACGCTTATCCAGTAGCGTTTCATACCAAATTTTTCCTGCTTTTTCCCAGGCATAGCCTCCCAACTCCATCGCCACCAAATAAAATGCCTTGTTAGGAATGCCTGAATATATGTGAACGCCGCCATTATCAACGAAAAAGGGAAGATCTTCATATTGATCCATATGACCAACTTGCTTATCTCCTGAGAATGCGCTTCCGGGATTAATAAAGGTGCGTAAGCCAACCTCGGATTTATTTTCTGGATTAAATTTTGGCCCCAGTAAACCTTGACCTAATAACCAATTGGATTCATCGACTTTTTGGTTATTAACATATTGTTTTACCATAATGCCAAAGATATCTGCGATGGATTCATTAAGTGCACCAGACTGGTAGATATAGTCCAGCCCCGCTTCGCTCTCGATGACACCGTGGGTTAACTCATGAGCTATAATATCAATGGCAGAGGTAAAGCGATTGAAATATTTTCCATCACCATCACCAAATACCATTTGTTTTCTGGTCCAGAATGCATTCAGATAATTTTTTCCATAATGTACTGTAGCAACTAACTTGATTCCTTTGTTATCAAGAGAATTGCGACCGAAAACTTTTCTATAGAATTCATGAGTCTTACCAAGATATTCATAAGCTTCATTAACTGAATCATCTGAACTCTCTGGCATACCTTCGCTGCGAGATAACTCTTCTCCTGGAAAATCATCTTTGTTTTTAGCATTATAAATAGTGCGATGCAGCTTATCGTTAATTTCTGTTTTAGTTTCCTGCTTATCTTGTTGAGAAATTGTCTCTTCGGCAGGAGCATTCATTAATTGATAAACATGATCTAATGTCTTTAATACATATTGATTAGTATATGTATCACAATCATCAGAGATATACTCCAGAATAAATGGAGGAATTAAGCTGTATATATTGGTTTGATTATTGCTCATAATAATATCCTGTTTTGTTGTTAGATATTGTGTTCGTTTTTCTGGTCAGGATTGAATACTAGCC
The sequence above is drawn from the Xenorhabdus ishibashii genome and encodes:
- a CDS encoding M4 family metallopeptidase, which produces MSNNQTNIYSLIPPFILEYISDDCDTYTNQYVLKTLDHVYQLMNAPAEETISQQDKQETKTEINDKLHRTIYNAKNKDDFPGEELSRSEGMPESSDDSVNEAYEYLGKTHEFYRKVFGRNSLDNKGIKLVATVHYGKNYLNAFWTRKQMVFGDGDGKYFNRFTSAIDIIAHELTHGVIESEAGLDYIYQSGALNESIADIFGIMVKQYVNNQKVDESNWLLGQGLLGPKFNPENKSEVGLRTFINPGSAFSGDKQVGHMDQYEDLPFFVDNGGVHIYSGIPNKAFYLVAMELGGYAWEKAGKIWYETLLDKRLSSDTDFEDFAKLTIDNAEKLFNKKTSEIVSQGWKEVGVLFSKEK